A genomic stretch from Ureibacillus composti includes:
- the hemW gene encoding radical SAM family heme chaperone HemW, with the protein MARGVYIHIPFCHQICNYCDFNKVFFKNQPVEEYIEAVGKEIEIVVKEMPEQFQKIETVFLGGGTPTALSATQLERLLQLIQEKLPMEHMVEFTSEANPDELTIEKLKALINGGVNRLSMGVQSFDEELLKKLGRTHSNNHVYETIQKAKEVGFQNISIDLMYGLPGQTQEQWEDTLDKALLLNLPHYSAYSLIVEPKTVFYIQYSKGKLSLPTEDSEAEMYGLLMDKMKANGLNQYEISNFASQGFESIHNKIYWDNDEYAGFGAGAHGYLNGQRYSNHGPIKKYLESVESGNRPTVRGHMVSTTEKCEEHMFLGLRKNEGVTFKEFEMRFQIPMHERYGDIIRQLTRQGLLIEDEIGIRLSEKGRYLGNDVFQQFLLED; encoded by the coding sequence TTGGCTAGAGGCGTTTACATACATATCCCATTTTGTCATCAAATCTGTAATTACTGTGATTTTAATAAAGTATTTTTTAAAAATCAGCCTGTAGAAGAATATATTGAAGCTGTTGGTAAAGAAATAGAGATAGTAGTAAAAGAAATGCCGGAACAATTTCAAAAAATTGAAACTGTTTTTTTAGGAGGGGGAACACCAACTGCCCTTTCTGCAACACAACTTGAAAGGCTTTTACAATTGATTCAAGAAAAATTGCCAATGGAACATATGGTTGAGTTTACTTCTGAAGCGAATCCCGATGAGTTAACAATAGAGAAGCTTAAAGCATTAATAAATGGTGGCGTCAATCGTTTAAGTATGGGAGTTCAATCTTTTGATGAAGAATTACTGAAGAAATTGGGGCGAACACATTCGAATAATCATGTATATGAAACCATTCAAAAAGCAAAAGAAGTTGGTTTTCAAAATATTAGTATCGACTTAATGTATGGATTACCAGGTCAAACACAAGAACAGTGGGAAGATACACTAGACAAAGCATTACTATTGAACTTACCGCACTACTCTGCATACTCATTAATTGTTGAGCCGAAAACGGTATTTTATATCCAGTACTCAAAGGGAAAACTTTCTTTACCAACTGAAGATTCAGAAGCTGAAATGTATGGTCTATTAATGGACAAAATGAAGGCGAATGGCCTTAATCAGTATGAGATTAGTAATTTTGCGTCACAAGGTTTTGAATCAATTCATAATAAAATTTATTGGGATAATGATGAGTACGCTGGTTTCGGCGCAGGGGCTCATGGTTATTTAAATGGACAACGATATTCGAACCACGGACCTATAAAAAAATATTTGGAATCAGTTGAAAGTGGAAATCGACCTACAGTAAGAGGACATATGGTTTCTACTACTGAAAAATGTGAAGAGCATATGTTTTTAGGTTTAAGAAAAAATGAAGGGGTTACATTTAAAGAATTTGAGATGAGATTTCAGATCCCTATGCACGAGAGATATGGCGACATTATTCGACAATTAACTCGACAGGGATTGTTAATAGAAGATGAAATAGGCATTAGATTAAGTGAAAAAGGACGTTATCTAGGAAACGACGTATTTCAACAATTTTTATTAGAAGATTGA
- the hrcA gene encoding heat-inducible transcriptional repressor HrcA produces MLTNRQLQILQVIVDDFVTSAQPVGSRQISKKDWITFSPATIRNEMSDLEELGFIEKTHTSSGRVPSEKGYRFYVDHLLKPKTMSVQEIRSIQSLFQNQIIEMEQVIRESANILSELTTYTTILLGPNVRNHRVRRFQIVPLTEQTAVAIIVTDNGHVENQTFNLPKGFSPSDIEKIVNILNDRLNGIPLLELQRKLELETVEVLRQHISKADSIISSLMNITSFQNDGKLYFGGKTNMLNQPEFHDLNKVRMLMELMDKENQVISLLHPDDHQGIHIRIGSENNHLAMEDCSVITASYLIGDDQQGSIAIIGPTRMDYQRVISLLDIMRSGLTRALSNKLSD; encoded by the coding sequence GTGCTAACAAATCGACAATTACAAATTTTACAGGTAATCGTTGATGATTTTGTTACTTCAGCTCAGCCAGTAGGTTCACGTCAAATATCAAAAAAGGATTGGATTACATTTAGTCCTGCAACGATACGAAATGAGATGTCAGATTTAGAGGAATTAGGTTTTATTGAAAAGACCCACACATCATCTGGTCGTGTACCATCTGAGAAAGGGTATCGTTTTTATGTTGACCATTTATTAAAACCAAAAACTATGTCAGTCCAAGAGATTCGCTCGATTCAATCTTTATTCCAAAATCAAATTATTGAAATGGAACAAGTGATTCGCGAGTCGGCAAATATATTGTCTGAATTAACAACATATACAACGATTTTGCTTGGGCCGAATGTTAGAAATCACCGAGTAAGAAGATTCCAAATTGTTCCATTGACTGAACAAACAGCTGTTGCCATTATTGTCACTGACAATGGACATGTTGAAAATCAAACATTTAATCTACCTAAAGGATTTAGTCCTTCAGATATAGAGAAAATAGTAAATATTTTAAATGACCGATTAAATGGAATCCCTTTACTTGAACTCCAGCGAAAACTTGAATTAGAAACAGTTGAAGTTCTAAGACAACATATTTCAAAGGCAGATTCTATTATTTCATCATTAATGAATATTACATCTTTCCAAAATGATGGTAAACTTTATTTCGGTGGAAAAACTAATATGCTGAATCAACCAGAATTTCACGACTTAAATAAAGTACGTATGCTTATGGAATTAATGGATAAAGAAAACCAAGTGATTTCATTATTACACCCTGATGATCATCAAGGTATCCATATCCGAATTGGTTCAGAGAACAACCATTTAGCAATGGAAGATTGTAGCGTAATTACGGCTAGTTATTTAATTGGTGATGATCAACAAGGATCAATCGCCATAATTGGGCCTACGCGAATGGATTATCAACGTGTTATTTCTTTGCTTGATATTATGAGAAGCGGATTAACACGTGCCCTTTCTAATAAGCTAAGTGATTGA